In Macadamia integrifolia cultivar HAES 741 chromosome 1, SCU_Mint_v3, whole genome shotgun sequence, a single window of DNA contains:
- the LOC122084339 gene encoding transcription termination factor MTERF5, chloroplastic-like, producing MFSFLFKRVPIGRTVRDSTTKLGFLQNPSSSLIFISSKASRNQNRFVVSYLISSCGLSPAAAISASKKVWFESSDRPDSVLTLFRNHGFTDTQISRLIGKCPSLLLSNPTETLLPKLEFFHSLGVSSPNLARFICKDPKVLFSSLENKIIPTFDFLKSLLGTLENIIGLNNHSRLIGCDIQNVGRNIAILREYGVPESNIVRILTYYPITVTPKNDLFKQRVEEIKKMGFNLSKYMFMRVLYVFTSLTKSTWKLKMEAYGRCGFSENEILMAFRRYPCFMEMSEKRIMSHMDFLVNKMGCERAVIITYPQLFGFSLEKRILPRYSVFRVLLLKGLVKEDRQMVHMLIESEKLFLEKFVTKYDTEVPQLLDVYKGNISLLELGYGTDQVWKEPIVKCPNFEI from the coding sequence ATGTTTAGTTTCCTCTTCAAAAGAGTCCCAATAGGGAGAACCGTAAGAGATTCAACTACAAAGCTGGGTTTTCTGCAAAACCCTTCCTCATCTCTCATATTCATCTCCTCAAAAGCCTcaagaaatcagaaccgtttcGTTGTCTCTTACCTCATCAGCTCATGTGGGCTTTCACCCGCAGCTGCAATTTCTGCATCCAAGAAGGTTTGGTTTGAATCCTCTGATAGGCCAGACTCGGTCCTTACCCTCTTCAGAAACCATGGATTCACCGATACCCAAATTTCTAGACTCATTGGAAAGTGTCCGTCATTGCTTTTGTCCAATCCTACTGAGACCCTTCTGCCTAAACTTGAGTTCTTCCATTCTCTGGGCGTTTCGAGCCCTAACCTCGCCAGATTCATCTGCAAAGACCCAAAGGTTTTGTTCTCTAGCTTAGAAAACAAAATCATCCCTACTTTTGATTTCTTAAAGAGTTTACTTGGGACTCTGGAGAATATTATTGGTCTAAATAATCATTCTCGTCTCATCGGTTGTGATATACAGAATGTGGGTCGAAATATTGCAATCTTGAGAGAATATGGAGTGCCAGAGTCTAATATAGTGCGTATACTAACTTACTATCCCATCACGGTGACACCTAAAAATGATCTGTTCAAACAGAGAGTTGAGGAGATTAAGAAAATGGGTTTCAACCTTTCAAAATACATGTTTATGCGTGTTCTATATGTGTTTACATCATTGACCAAATCAACATGGAAGCTGAAAATGGAGGCTTATGGAAGGTGTGGTTTTTCTGAGAATGAGATTCTCATGGCATTTAGGAGGTACCCTTGTTTTATGGAAATGTCTGAGAAGAGGATAATGAGCCATATGGATTTCCTTGTTAATAAAATGGGTTGTGAACGTGCAGTTATCATCACATACCCGCAACTATTTGGGTTTAGCTTGGAGAAGAGGATTCTTCCAAGGTATTCAGTTTTTCGAGTATTGCTATTGAAAGGTTTGGTGAAGGAAGATCGTCAAATGGTTCACATGTTGATAGAAAGTGAGAAGCTTTTCTTGGAGAAATTTGTGACAAAATATGACACAGAAGTTCCTCAACTCTTGGATGTATACAAAGGGAATATTAGTCTGCTAGAACTTGGATATGGAACTGATCAAGTGTGGAAAGAACCTATTGTAAAATGcccaaattttgaaatttga